ACGGGCTCGTCGGGCTCCGTTTGCCAATTGCTCTTCCAGTCTGCATGGTCGGTGGATCTCCTTTTCTTCGAACGAAAACTCTTTACGAGAAGAAGGGACGCTCACCCAAACAGGGACGCACCTGCTCGCGACTCCTCTTCGGCCAGGACGAGCTCAAAGTAGCTCAGTCGGGAGGATAGGTAGTAGCGGCCCACGTTTTCCGCACCAACCGTTCGGTCCCGGCATCTTTTGCTGGGAGCTTGCGGATCGATCACCCCTTCCGCTCTCCGGATCCCCGCTCCTTAGCTTCTTCAACGAGTGCGGGCCGCCGCGGCAAAAAGGATCGATTGGGCTCGTTAAGGAAAACACAAGCCCGCATCTAGCAAAAAAACTCCGCTCCACCCGTTCGTAGAGCGCCACATAGCTCTTAAAAAACCCCGCAGCTCTTCCGCTGTCAGCGTCAAAACCTCTTTTTGATGTTGAAAAACCGAAAGCCTACTCATGAACGGCTTCGAGCGCCTTCCTGGCGCGGTTCTCTGCGCGGATTTCTTCTTGGCAACGCCCGGCACATAATGAACTTCCCGTCTAGGTCGTGCACGATATCCTCGGTCCTCTCATTGGGATCCACTACCAGGATCGATCGACTCTGCGCGGCCCATGTCGCTTCCCGGTATTCGAAGCCCAAACGCATCAACCGGTCGCCTGCTCGACCTGGATTGAGGCCAAGCTTTGGATCATAGAGGACCCGAATAAGCCCTCTTGCGCTGGCCGTTCATCCCAAACCCAACCTCCTTGGACCGCCGTAACAATCCGTAACCCTTTCCTTGAGAGCCAACTGGGAGAATCCAAGCCAATTGCCTCTGTCAACCCGCTGGTTCATCACCGCTTGCAGACCCGTGCGTCCGAGGACCCCCATCCGGTGGGTGCCACCTCGGCATCCACGATCACCGTCCCGCTGGGCAACTCCCCTGCGGGAAAAGCCAAACGCCCCTCCTTCCCCATCCGCCCAGCCGTCTTGGAGTTGTTAGCAAACACCCGCCCGCTCGGCCGCCCACACACTTACCCTCATCCGGATATCCTGTGACCGAGAGCCCTAGCTGTCGCTGTGTGGTCTAGCTCTTGATAACCCTTGACCCTAGAGAGTTCCCTTGGTGCTGGGAGGGCCTATCACGCGCGGATCCAACGCTACGGCCTGTCGCAAGGCACGTCCAAGACCCTTAAAGAGGCCTTCTAGGCAATGATGTACGTCTCGGGTGCGAAGGATTTCCATGTGAAGCGTGATCGAAGCCTGCTGGACAAACGCCCGAAAAAATTCTTCGGCAAGCTGCGCAGGAAAATTCCCAACCATAACATGAGCCAGCGGGAACCACCGGGGGCTGCGAAAGACCAGAAAAGGCCGGCCGCTAATGTCCAGTGCTACCTGGACGAGGGTTTCATCCATGGGAAGAAGGCAAAAACCATACCGGTTGATTCCTTCGCGTAACCCTAACGCCTGGTGGAAAGCTTGGCCCAGGGTTAGACCTGTATCCTCCACCGTATGGTGGAAGTCGACGCCAAGATCTCCTTGGGCTTGGATTTGAAGGTCCACACCCCAGTGATATCCCAAAAGCTCAAGCATATGATCGAAAAAGGGTATGCCCGTAGTAATCTCGGTCTTCCCTGGACCATCCAGGTTGAGTTCGACGTGGATGGAAGTCTCGCGGGTTTTCCGTTGGACCGAAGCCTTTCGTTCTTTCATGAACGCTTGACAAGGAAAGTCAGCCACTCGGGGAGGA
This genomic interval from Candidatus Methylacidithermus pantelleriae contains the following:
- the hisB gene encoding imidazoleglycerol-phosphate dehydratase HisB, with the translated sequence MKERKASVQRKTRETSIHVELNLDGPGKTEITTGIPFFDHMLELLGYHWGVDLQIQAQGDLGVDFHHTVEDTGLTLGQAFHQALGLREGINRYGFCLLPMDETLVQVALDISGRPFLVFRSPRWFPLAHVMVGNFPAQLAEEFFRAFVQQASITLHMEILRTRDVHHCLEGLFKGLGRALRQAVALDPRVIGPPSTKGTL